A single window of Aminobacterium mobile DSM 12262 DNA harbors:
- the dapF gene encoding diaminopimelate epimerase: MLEFAKIQGNGNDFVVIDNRDKKLSERELSDLAQKVCERRQSLGGDGLLVVEVSKTYDFKMRLFNSDGSEAEMCGNGARCIARYAQKKMLAGEQMVFETLAGAIRATVQGAYVELDMGEIHLSEGFWGENLTVEGMTFPFVYLVVGVPHCVLFVEDLHGFSRDELVFIGRTIRHDTQRFPKGTNVNFVEKTGQSALQSITYERGVEDLTLSCGTGSVASAIASAIVFDMSSPVEVHNPGGINWVSLQFNESKSQCHAYLKGKTVIVAEGRLCEEQL; this comes from the coding sequence TTGTTGGAATTTGCTAAAATCCAAGGGAATGGCAATGATTTTGTGGTTATAGATAATCGGGATAAGAAATTGTCTGAAAGAGAGCTATCTGATCTCGCTCAAAAGGTATGTGAGCGCCGTCAATCTTTAGGCGGTGACGGGCTTTTGGTCGTAGAGGTATCGAAGACGTATGATTTTAAAATGCGGCTTTTCAATAGCGATGGTTCAGAAGCGGAAATGTGTGGAAATGGAGCTCGATGTATTGCCAGGTATGCGCAAAAAAAGATGCTGGCAGGGGAGCAAATGGTATTTGAGACATTAGCTGGTGCGATTCGTGCTACAGTTCAAGGAGCTTATGTAGAACTTGATATGGGAGAGATACATCTTTCAGAAGGTTTTTGGGGGGAGAATCTTACAGTGGAAGGAATGACTTTCCCCTTCGTATACCTTGTAGTTGGAGTCCCTCATTGTGTGCTATTTGTGGAGGATCTCCATGGTTTTTCGAGAGATGAGCTGGTTTTTATAGGACGAACAATTCGGCATGATACGCAACGTTTTCCTAAGGGAACAAACGTTAATTTTGTAGAGAAAACAGGCCAGTCTGCGTTACAGAGTATCACTTATGAAAGAGGAGTAGAAGATCTGACTCTTTCCTGCGGGACAGGTTCCGTAGCTTCAGCTATTGCCTCGGCTATAGTTTTCGATATGTCCTCACCAGTGGAGGTACATAATCCTGGAGGAATAAATTGGGTATCTCTGCAATTTAACGAGTCGAAGAGTCAATGCCATGCTTATTTGAAAGGGAAAACAGTAATAGTTGCGGAAGGACGGCTTTGTGAGGAACAACTATAG